The genome window TTCCACAATCTCATCCATCTCATCGACCTCTACGAGGTCAGCAGCAAAGTCATTTTCTCTCAGGACGAGCTCGATGTGTTCCTTAGTAGCTTTACATTTTGCACAACCAGTTCCAAATATTTCAATTTTCATTTCATCAACTCCTAAAACCACATTCCATAGAGGAGCCCAGCAGCAATACTGAAGGCCATTAGCAGTAGACT of Candidatus Thorarchaeota archaeon contains these proteins:
- a CDS encoding TM0996/MTH895 family glutaredoxin-like protein, yielding MKIEIFGTGCAKCKATKEHIELVLRENDFAADLVEVDEMDEIVERGVMMTPAVAIDGDVKISGRVPTQEEIEQLLGI